A stretch of DNA from Brevibacterium sp. CBA3109:
ACCGGCACAGTGGTGCGCCCCCTGCTCGGCATCGAACGGGCGAGCACCGTCGCCTCATGCCGGGCTCAGGGAGTTGAAGTCTGGAACGACCCGATGAACGTCGACGATTCCTTCGCCCGGGTGCGGGCTCGCAGCCTACTGGCCTCCCTGGAGACCGACCTGGGCCAACCCATCACCGCGAACCTGGCTCGCACCGCCGAACTGTGCCGTGCCGATGCTGACTGCCTCGATGAACTCGCTGAGACTTCCGCCGCCACGATCCGTGGACGCACGAAGGTGAGCTTGACCGAAATGGCGGGGCTGGAGGATGCGATCCTCTCCCGCGTCGTCCGTGACTGGCTGATCTCCCTCGACGTGCCCGCGCAGAGCTTCGGCGCCGCCCGTGTGAGCGAACTGTGCGCCCTGCTCCGGGAACCTGGCGCATCGGGTCAGGCACACGCTCGCCTGTCACTGCCCGGTGACACAGAGGTCATCGTCACCGAGCAGTCCCTGATCTTCCGACGCGACGCGAAGACTGTCTGACCTCAGCGCCCGGTCGTTGGGCTCAGGCCTTGCCGTCGACCAGGTGGCCACCGGTGGCCACCAGCTCTCCGTTCTTGAAGACGTCACGATCGGCAGGGCAGTCCATGATCGCCGAGGTGACGGTGTCGGCCTCGACCAGAATGAAGTCCGCGGGCGCACCGATGCCCAGACCGAAGCGGGCATCATCGACCAGCGCTGTTCCATCCGGTCGTGCCCCGGCCATCACCTGCGCCCCACCGCGGGAGGCGATGTCGAGGCAATCCTCGATGTCCTCATCGCGACGGTGCCCATTCGTGAATGCCAGTTGCCAGGTCCGCCGCAGCAGATCACCGTCACCGTAGGGACTCCAATAGTCGCGCTGTCCGTCCTCACCGAGGCCCAGCGCCACCCGATTCTCACGCAGGCCACGCTGCGGCAGGACACCGTTCTGCGGTGCCACAGTCGTCAGCGAGATGCCCGCCTCAGCGACGAGCTCGACGATCCGGTCGACCTCTGATGCGGGGTTCGAGCTCAGAGCGAAGGCATGGGAGATCGTCACCTGCCCCTCCAAGCCGAGAGCCTTCGTCCGGTGAGCGATCTCCTCGAACGTGAACACGCCTGCGCTGCCGCGCTCATGCAGATGGATATCGACGCCCTTGCCGTGTTTCTCCGCAAGCCCGAAGACGACATCGAGATGCGCGATCGGATCGCGGTCGTATTGGAGTGGATCGAGCCCACCGACCAGATCAGCACCCTCGCTCAAGGCCGCGTCGAGAAGATCTCTGACACCCTTTTCGGCCACGATGCCGGCCTGCGGGAAGGCGACGATCTGAGAGTCGAGGACCGCGGCGTGATCAGCCAGCGCGTCCCGGACGCCGATGAAGCGCTCGAGACCGCAGTCGGCGTCGATCTGGGTGTGCGAGCGGATGCGCGTGCCCCCGGAGGAGACGATCTTTGCGATCACGAAGGCAGCCTGGTCACGGACGCTGCGCTCGCCCTGCCGCCAGTTCTCCCGATCGTTCATGATGAAGCCTTGCAGCGTTCCGTCCGCCGTGTGGGGACGGAAGGTCTGGCCCATCCGGTTCGAATCGAGATGGGCATGAACGTCACCGAGGCTGGGCAGCAGGGCTCGTCCCGCCCCATCGATGACGTCGGCGCCGTCGATGCCGGTATCGGTGCCGCCGATCGTCTGCGCCGAGGCGGCCGCTGTGAAAGCGGCGAAGCGCCCGTTTTCGATCTCGACATCAACGGTGGCGGCATCGGCAGTGCGGGGAAAGAGGCGAACATTTCTCAGACTGGTCATCATCATCCTTCAACGTGGGAGGGCACCTGTCCTCCAAATGGTATACCGTGATGTGGCTCGGGCATGGACCCGTGGGCCCAGCGTGCACATCGTCTGAAAGGATGAGGCAATGACCTCTCAGCCCGAATACGGCCATCGTACGGGTCGGGGACTCGACGTGCTGGCACTCGTGTGCCTCATCCTCATCGCCTGCTCTCTGCGCCCGGCAGCATCCTCGCTGGGTCCCGTTCTCTCCGAAGTTCAGGGCGCCTACACTCTGGTCGAATGGCAGACGGGCCTGCTCACAGCACTTCCCGGGCTGATCTTCGCGATCTGCGGGTTCATCGCCGTTCCCGTGCTCAAGAAGATCGGGCTGTTCAGCTCGCTGGTGATGACCTGCGTGCTGATCGCGGTCGGTGTGGGCGCTCGGGTCCTCGTCGACAACTGGGTCGGCTTCGCCGGGCTGACCGTGGTCGCTCTGGCCGGAATGTCCATCGGAAACGTCATTCTGCCGGTGTACGTGAAAACGCGCTTCCCCGACCGAGCCAGCCTCGGTGCCACCGCCTTCACTGTGTCGCTGGGACTGGGGGCGATGTTCCCTGCCTTCCTCACCGCACCCATCACCGGCCACTTCGACAACTGGCGCGTGGGACTCGGTGTCTGGGCACTCGTGCCGGCCTGCGCACTGGTCACCTGGATCATCCTCAAGCTCGCCCGATCCGTGCCCAACCTGGATCAGCCTGCGCAGGACACGCACGAGGCGGACCCGCCTCGGCGGCATATCTTCACCTCGTCCAAGGCCCGGTACATGGCGATGTTCTTCGGTCTGCAGTCGGTCAACGCCTACGTCCAGTTCGGGTGGCTGCCGCAGATCTACCGTGATGCGGGGATCGATCCGGTTCTCGCCGGTCTCATGCTCACGGTCGTCACCCTCGGTGGGATCCCCGGTGGATTCCTCGCCCCGCAGATCATCATGCGCAACATCCTGCCGCGCTTCTTCCTCGTCACCTTCTCCGTCAGCGCCGTGTGCGGCTACCTCGGACTGCTTCTGGTTCCCACGACCGTGCCAGTGCTGTGGGCCATCCTCCTGGGCTACGGTGGCTTCGCCTTCCCCGCTGCGCTCGCCCTCATCACAGGCCGCACGAAGGACGTGTCGATCACCGCCCGAACCTCAGCGTTCGTGCAGTCCAGCGGCTATGTGCTGGCTGCGATCGGTCCCTTGGCCGTCGGTGGACTCCTCGGGCTGAGCGGCGGCTGGTCGGTGCCGCTGTGGTTCATGATCTGCGTCGCAGCGCTCATGGGTGTGACCGGATACCTCGCCGCCACCCCGGGCACGGTCGACGACGAGCTGGAGACAGCAGGGCCTCGTGGTGGCGCGTCAGGCACCTGTGGCGGCACGGCGGGCCTCCGTGGTGGCATGCCGGGGCAGAAGTGAATCATAATGGAGACACATCCCACCCCAAGCGAGGAGAAACGACCCCAGTGGACATCAACGATCTCGGCAATGACATCGAAAAGGTACTTGTCTCGGAAGAACAGATAGCCGCGCGACTCGTTGAACTGGCAACCGCCATCGATGAAGACTACAAGGGCAAGGACATCTTGCTCGTCGGCGTCCTCAAGGGTGCTGTCATGGTCATGGCGGATCTGGCTCGCGCGATCCATTCGCCTGTCACCATGGACTGGATGGCCGTCTCCTCCTACGGTTCAGGCACCAAGTCCTCCGGCGTGGTGCGCATCCTCAAGGACCTCGACACGGACCTCTCAGACCGGCACGTGCTCATCGTCGAGGACATCATCGACTCGGGCCTGACCTTGTCCTGGCTGGTCCAGAACCTGCGTTCGCGTGGAGCGGCGACTGTTGAGATCTGCACAATGCTGCGCAAGCCCGAGGCTGTCAAGGTCGACATCGACGTCAAGTACATCGGTTTCGACGTTCCCAACGAATTCGTCATCGGCTACGGGCTCGACTATGCGGAGAAGTACCGCAACGTTCCGTTCGTCGCCACCTTGGCTCAGCACGTCTACAGCTGAGCGTTGCGCATGAGCGATCCGCGTATCGGCTGAGTGCCTGTTTCGCCCGGGAACAAAACCGGGCGCATTCGAGCTAAGTCAGTGCGAGGTATTAGGCTGTGGGGGATGTTCCCAGGCAGCCTCGGTAGCCTGAACAGGTTGCCCACATCTTTTTCCTGAGAGGACTTATGGCCGAGTCGAATAAGCGTCGCCCACTGCTCAACAAGGCGACGAAAGGCCCTTTGGTCTGGATCGTTCTGGCACTTCTCATAGTGTCTATCGGTGCTCTGCTCTTCAGCCGAGTCGGATTCAGCCAGATCGACACCGAACAAGGTCTCAAGCTGCTCGATGACAAGCAGGTCGAGCAGGCCAAGATCGTCGATAACGACCAGCGCGTCGATCTGACCCTGAAGAAGGACCTCAAGATCGAGGGCAAGGACTTCGGCAAGAAGGTCCAGTTCTTCTACGTGGAGCAGCGCGGAGACCAGATAGTCAAGGCTGTGGACTCCGCCGAGCCCAGCAAGGGATACACCGATGAGGTGCCCAAGCAGAGCTGGCTGATGTCGCTGCTGGGCACCCTGATTCCATTCGTCATCATCTTCGTCGTCTTCTGGTTCCTCATCTCGCAGATGTCGGGCGGCAAGATGATGAACTTCGGCAAATCCAAGGCGAAACTGGTCAACAAGGAGAATCCGGACGTCACGTTCAAGGACGTCGCCGGAGTTGATGAGGCTCTCGAAGAGCTCGAAGAGATCAAGGAGTTCCTGGCCGAACCGGAGAAGTTCACGGCAGTCGGCGCCAAGATCCCCAAGGGGGTCCTCCTCTACGGACAGCCCGGTACCGGCAAGACACTGCTGGCGAAGGCCGTGGCCGGTGAAGCCGGCGTCCCCTTCTATTCGATTTCGGGTTCTGACTTCGTCGAGATGTACGTCGGCGTGGGTGCCTCCCGCGTGCGCGACCTGTTCGAGCAGGCCAAGACGAACGCTCCCTGCATCATCTTCATCGATGAGATCGACGCCGTCGGTCGCCAACGCGGAGCCGGCATGGGCGGCGGCCACGACGAGCGCGAGCAGACGCTCAACCAGCTGCTCGTTGAGATGGACGGCTTCGACGTGAAGACCAACGTCATCCTCATCGCCGCAACCAACCGTCCCGACGTTCTCGACCCAGCGCTTCTGCGCCCCGGTCGCTTCGACCGTCAGATCCCCGTCGAGGCCCCGGACATGAAGGGCCGTCAGCACATCCTCGAGGTCCATGCCGAGGGCAAGCCCCTGGCAGATGACGT
This window harbors:
- the tilS gene encoding tRNA lysidine(34) synthetase TilS, with amino-acid sequence MSTAEGPPPRRPSLDPASGAIRNCVREALALVGQPSEQQPNVIVAVSGGADSMALLHACAFLHRRGELRAHAVTVDHGLQPSTAEVARRVAAIAESWGVPAEVATVTVEAGAEGLEAAAREARYGVLESTRAVHAAKWVLTAHTRSDQAETVLLGLMRGSGTRSLAGMAPRTGTVVRPLLGIERASTVASCRAQGVEVWNDPMNVDDSFARVRARSLLASLETDLGQPITANLARTAELCRADADCLDELAETSAATIRGRTKVSLTEMAGLEDAILSRVVRDWLISLDVPAQSFGAARVSELCALLREPGASGQAHARLSLPGDTEVIVTEQSLIFRRDAKTV
- a CDS encoding amidohydrolase family protein, giving the protein MTSLRNVRLFPRTADAATVDVEIENGRFAAFTAAASAQTIGGTDTGIDGADVIDGAGRALLPSLGDVHAHLDSNRMGQTFRPHTADGTLQGFIMNDRENWRQGERSVRDQAAFVIAKIVSSGGTRIRSHTQIDADCGLERFIGVRDALADHAAVLDSQIVAFPQAGIVAEKGVRDLLDAALSEGADLVGGLDPLQYDRDPIAHLDVVFGLAEKHGKGVDIHLHERGSAGVFTFEEIAHRTKALGLEGQVTISHAFALSSNPASEVDRIVELVAEAGISLTTVAPQNGVLPQRGLRENRVALGLGEDGQRDYWSPYGDGDLLRRTWQLAFTNGHRRDEDIEDCLDIASRGGAQVMAGARPDGTALVDDARFGLGIGAPADFILVEADTVTSAIMDCPADRDVFKNGELVATGGHLVDGKA
- a CDS encoding CynX/NimT family MFS transporter, whose protein sequence is MTSQPEYGHRTGRGLDVLALVCLILIACSLRPAASSLGPVLSEVQGAYTLVEWQTGLLTALPGLIFAICGFIAVPVLKKIGLFSSLVMTCVLIAVGVGARVLVDNWVGFAGLTVVALAGMSIGNVILPVYVKTRFPDRASLGATAFTVSLGLGAMFPAFLTAPITGHFDNWRVGLGVWALVPACALVTWIILKLARSVPNLDQPAQDTHEADPPRRHIFTSSKARYMAMFFGLQSVNAYVQFGWLPQIYRDAGIDPVLAGLMLTVVTLGGIPGGFLAPQIIMRNILPRFFLVTFSVSAVCGYLGLLLVPTTVPVLWAILLGYGGFAFPAALALITGRTKDVSITARTSAFVQSSGYVLAAIGPLAVGGLLGLSGGWSVPLWFMICVAALMGVTGYLAATPGTVDDELETAGPRGGASGTCGGTAGLRGGMPGQK
- the hpt gene encoding hypoxanthine phosphoribosyltransferase is translated as MDINDLGNDIEKVLVSEEQIAARLVELATAIDEDYKGKDILLVGVLKGAVMVMADLARAIHSPVTMDWMAVSSYGSGTKSSGVVRILKDLDTDLSDRHVLIVEDIIDSGLTLSWLVQNLRSRGAATVEICTMLRKPEAVKVDIDVKYIGFDVPNEFVIGYGLDYAEKYRNVPFVATLAQHVYS
- the ftsH gene encoding ATP-dependent zinc metalloprotease FtsH, translated to MAESNKRRPLLNKATKGPLVWIVLALLIVSIGALLFSRVGFSQIDTEQGLKLLDDKQVEQAKIVDNDQRVDLTLKKDLKIEGKDFGKKVQFFYVEQRGDQIVKAVDSAEPSKGYTDEVPKQSWLMSLLGTLIPFVIIFVVFWFLISQMSGGKMMNFGKSKAKLVNKENPDVTFKDVAGVDEALEELEEIKEFLAEPEKFTAVGAKIPKGVLLYGQPGTGKTLLAKAVAGEAGVPFYSISGSDFVEMYVGVGASRVRDLFEQAKTNAPCIIFIDEIDAVGRQRGAGMGGGHDEREQTLNQLLVEMDGFDVKTNVILIAATNRPDVLDPALLRPGRFDRQIPVEAPDMKGRQHILEVHAEGKPLADDVDLAQIAKRTPGFSGADLANVLNEAALLTAREGSKVLDNRILDEAIDRVIAGPQKRTRLMNDKERLITAYHEGGHALVAAAMNQTDPVTKVTILPRGRALGYTMVLPNEDKYSTTRNELLDQLAYAMGGRVAEEVVFHDPTTGASNDIEKATNIARKMVTQYGMSDKLGMVKIGDDQGEPFAGRGYGGGDEYGDATLSSIDREVRDIIDAAHADAYWALTHNRDVLDDLAYQLLERETLDQAALAEIFTPIVKRPTRDVWLANDERPVSERGPIDPPAPLSGDRNGKGNGNSEVDTTDVPGAGPTGVNGPHVPHNPTGPINPNDPMGPTGPTGPTGPHNSDGSGESGY